Proteins encoded within one genomic window of uncultured Draconibacterium sp.:
- a CDS encoding Smr/MutS family protein: MQNIYPNNFEAKIGFDRIREMLINKCISTMGEEWVQEMHFQMSYDSILQQLNEVDEFCRIIREFDSFPATHFYDLREALQKIRLEGRFLEPEELFDLKRSLESVRAIVNFFSKQEDEVFPILKQKTSRVQVFPYIYDRIDVIINKFGKIRDNASPELAQTRRSILNMQSSMSKRLHAIFKQAQKDGWVEDDAAVSIRDGRAVIPVAAANKRKLKGIVYDESATGKTSYVEPNEIVEMNNEIRELEYAERREIIKILTNFANDIRPYLEELNYSYYFLGEMDFIRAKGLLAVEFEAIRPEFKEEPIIEWYHAIHPLLLKTLKKENRKIVPLDIKLTDEKHILLISGPNAGGKSVCLKTTGLLQYMLQCGLLIPVNEASRTGIFEQLFIDIGDEQSMENDLSTYSSHLMNMKHFVRNCNEKTLVLIDEFGTGTEPMLGGAIAESILDKLTQIRTFGVITTHYTNLKHFASSAEGIINGAMLYDSQHMNPLFKLDIGKPGSSFAFEIARKIGLPEDILEQATEKVGKDHIDFDRNLRKINRDKRYWETKRMKIRKVEKILDDTAETYESELQEIQKQRKEILKKAKEEADALLKGVNKRIENTIQEIKEAQAEKEKTKEARAKLGDLKKDIDRKITGNDSQISKKMEKLRRREDNRNKHRPDESKKPVTKEKLEKRIEMRPGDKVRIKGQDTIGDLIEINEKNAVVAFGQLMTTMPSKNLERISNNEAKKLDKNRGGRASVLTEGFSERRLSFKPEIDIRGQRVEEAIAKITEFIDQAIMFEAGQLRILHGKGHGILKQSIRDYLRSEPMVRSYKDEHVDFGGAGITVVNLAL, from the coding sequence ATGCAAAACATTTATCCAAATAATTTCGAGGCAAAAATTGGTTTCGACCGCATTCGCGAAATGCTCATCAACAAGTGCATCAGCACCATGGGTGAAGAGTGGGTGCAGGAAATGCACTTTCAAATGTCGTACGACTCCATTTTGCAACAACTAAATGAGGTGGATGAATTTTGCAGAATTATTCGCGAATTCGACAGTTTCCCGGCAACGCACTTTTACGATCTGCGCGAGGCTTTACAGAAAATTCGACTGGAAGGTCGTTTCCTGGAACCGGAAGAATTGTTCGACCTGAAACGCTCGCTCGAATCGGTGCGTGCCATCGTAAATTTCTTTTCGAAACAAGAAGATGAAGTCTTCCCAATCTTGAAGCAGAAGACATCGCGCGTGCAGGTGTTCCCGTACATCTACGACCGCATTGATGTAATCATCAATAAATTTGGCAAGATCCGTGACAATGCCTCACCCGAGCTGGCACAAACCCGCCGCAGCATTTTAAACATGCAGTCGAGTATGTCGAAACGTTTGCACGCCATTTTTAAACAAGCGCAAAAAGACGGCTGGGTGGAAGACGATGCTGCAGTTTCAATTCGCGACGGACGTGCTGTAATTCCTGTTGCCGCGGCCAACAAACGCAAGCTAAAAGGTATTGTATACGACGAATCGGCCACCGGAAAAACGTCGTATGTTGAGCCCAACGAAATCGTGGAAATGAACAATGAAATCCGCGAGCTGGAATATGCCGAACGCCGAGAAATCATTAAAATACTCACCAATTTTGCCAACGATATTCGTCCTTACCTCGAAGAACTGAACTACTCCTACTACTTCCTGGGTGAGATGGATTTTATTCGGGCAAAAGGATTGTTGGCGGTTGAATTTGAAGCCATAAGACCGGAATTCAAAGAGGAGCCTATAATTGAGTGGTACCACGCTATTCATCCGTTGCTTTTAAAAACATTAAAAAAGGAGAATCGCAAAATTGTTCCGCTTGATATAAAACTTACCGACGAAAAACATATTCTATTGATTTCGGGACCAAATGCCGGTGGAAAATCGGTTTGCCTGAAAACCACAGGGTTGCTGCAATACATGCTGCAATGTGGGTTACTGATTCCGGTAAACGAAGCCAGCCGAACCGGAATTTTTGAGCAGCTTTTTATCGATATCGGTGATGAACAGTCGATGGAGAATGACCTGAGTACTTACAGTTCACACCTGATGAATATGAAACATTTTGTGCGTAACTGCAACGAAAAAACGCTGGTACTTATCGACGAATTTGGAACAGGAACAGAGCCCATGTTAGGTGGTGCCATTGCCGAATCTATTCTTGATAAACTAACGCAGATTCGTACGTTTGGCGTAATTACCACGCACTACACCAACCTGAAACACTTTGCTTCGTCGGCCGAAGGAATTATAAACGGTGCCATGCTTTACGATTCGCAGCACATGAATCCGCTTTTCAAACTCGATATTGGAAAACCGGGTAGCTCCTTTGCTTTCGAGATTGCCCGAAAGATTGGCTTGCCGGAAGATATACTAGAACAGGCGACTGAAAAAGTGGGTAAAGACCATATTGATTTCGATCGCAACCTCCGCAAAATTAACCGCGATAAACGCTACTGGGAAACCAAGCGCATGAAAATCCGGAAGGTGGAAAAAATTCTAGATGACACGGCGGAAACTTACGAGTCGGAATTGCAGGAAATCCAAAAGCAGCGGAAAGAGATTCTGAAAAAGGCCAAAGAAGAAGCTGATGCTTTACTGAAAGGTGTTAACAAACGCATTGAAAACACCATTCAGGAAATTAAAGAAGCACAAGCCGAAAAGGAAAAAACAAAAGAGGCACGCGCCAAACTGGGAGATCTGAAAAAGGATATCGACCGTAAAATTACGGGTAACGATTCGCAGATCTCTAAAAAGATGGAGAAACTGCGCCGACGTGAAGATAACCGGAACAAGCACCGCCCCGATGAGTCGAAAAAACCTGTTACCAAAGAAAAGCTGGAGAAAAGAATTGAAATGCGTCCCGGCGATAAAGTGCGCATTAAGGGGCAAGACACGATTGGCGACCTCATTGAAATTAACGAGAAAAATGCAGTAGTTGCTTTTGGCCAGTTAATGACAACCATGCCTAGTAAAAACCTGGAACGAATAAGCAATAACGAGGCTAAAAAGCTCGATAAAAACCGTGGTGGACGAGCATCAGTTCTTACCGAAGGTTTCTCGGAACGCCGCCTGAGTTTTAAACCTGAGATTGATATTCGTGGTCAACGCGTGGAAGAAGCGATTGCCAAAATCACTGAATTTATCGATCAGGCAATTATGTTTGAAGCCGGTCAACTTCGTATTCTCCATGGCAAAGGGCACGGAATTTTAAAACAAAGCATCCGCGACTATTTGCGTTCGGAACCAATGGTTCGCAGCTACAAAGACGAGCATGTTGACTTTGGCGGCGCCGGAATTACGGTGGTGAACTTAGCACTATAA
- a CDS encoding VOC family protein: MKKVTGIGGIFFKTKDPGKMKDWYGKNLGLTTNEYGSVFEFRKSEAPNEKAYSVWSPFKADTDYFEPSEKEFIINYRVENIEKLVANLKEAGVTICDEIETYEYGKFVHILDPENNKIELWEPVDEVFQSMYEGKTTK; encoded by the coding sequence ATGAAAAAAGTAACAGGTATTGGCGGCATCTTCTTTAAAACAAAAGATCCGGGAAAAATGAAAGATTGGTATGGAAAAAATCTTGGACTGACAACAAATGAGTACGGTTCGGTTTTTGAATTTCGAAAGTCGGAAGCACCGAATGAAAAAGCCTACTCGGTTTGGAGTCCATTTAAAGCTGATACCGATTATTTTGAACCATCGGAAAAAGAGTTTATAATCAACTACAGGGTTGAAAATATTGAAAAACTTGTGGCCAATTTGAAAGAAGCGGGTGTAACTATTTGCGATGAAATTGAAACCTATGAATATGGAAAATTTGTTCATATCCTCGATCCTGAAAATAATAAAATAGAACTTTGGGAACCGGTTGACGAAGTTTTCCAATCGATGTATGAAGGAAAAACCACAAAATAG
- a CDS encoding amino acid carrier protein, translating into MNKLNEILSTIDGHIGGSEWFVFLLLGTGIFFTIYLKFPQFRYLKHSLRIVSGKFDKEGDEGDTSHFQALTTALSGTVGTGNIAGVALAIHLGGPAALFWMLVTAALGMTTKFVEVTLSHKYRDKADDGSIAGGPMYFMKKRLNIPLKNNKVLKTGTLLGGIFAVATILSSFGTGNLPQINSISNSLFETFGINHMVSGGVLAVLLGLVIVGGIKRIANVTSRLVPLMAIIYFIGALAVITYNYKNIIPSVVAIFGDVFNGSAAVGGFLGGSIAFAFNRGVNRGLFSNEAGQGSAPIAHAAARAHEPVSEGLVALLEPFIDTIIICTLTGLVLLSSGVWTEKHQNLFQETDIVVLDETYSEANQSDVDDLHNYLVGKADLPMFNANLQVQNGEIINQPTILHARSVAEEIHVSVDNQPYSGEIKVSGGKIDRSPDSPNPKNLALEGKSLMHSAPLTTIAFTRSWFGDYGKYIVSIGLLMFAFSTAISWSYYGGRAVTYLFGVKGVVWYRLVYVIGFFLASFTDTTIVWTLSGITIALMTIPNLIGLLFLSKEMKSEVKLFWVEYGKRFPGEKVPKG; encoded by the coding sequence ATGAACAAGCTCAATGAGATTCTTTCGACCATCGACGGCCATATTGGAGGCTCGGAATGGTTTGTATTTTTATTACTCGGAACGGGTATCTTTTTTACCATTTATCTGAAATTTCCACAGTTCCGTTACCTTAAACATTCGCTGCGAATCGTTAGCGGGAAGTTCGACAAAGAAGGCGACGAGGGTGACACTTCGCACTTTCAGGCTTTAACAACAGCATTGTCGGGAACCGTAGGTACCGGTAACATTGCCGGTGTGGCACTCGCTATTCACCTTGGTGGTCCGGCAGCACTTTTCTGGATGCTGGTAACAGCGGCCCTGGGTATGACCACCAAGTTTGTGGAAGTTACGCTGTCGCATAAATACCGCGATAAAGCTGATGATGGATCAATTGCCGGGGGGCCAATGTATTTCATGAAAAAACGCCTGAATATTCCGTTAAAAAACAATAAGGTTTTAAAAACCGGTACTTTGCTGGGTGGAATTTTTGCTGTTGCAACCATCCTTTCATCGTTTGGTACCGGAAACCTGCCGCAAATTAACAGTATCTCCAATTCGCTGTTCGAAACATTTGGCATCAACCACATGGTAAGTGGCGGTGTTTTGGCTGTTTTGCTTGGGCTGGTAATTGTTGGTGGAATTAAACGTATTGCCAATGTTACATCTCGACTAGTACCATTGATGGCGATCATTTATTTTATCGGTGCGCTGGCGGTTATCACCTATAATTACAAAAATATTATACCATCGGTTGTTGCCATTTTCGGAGACGTTTTCAATGGCTCGGCTGCTGTTGGCGGCTTTTTGGGCGGAAGCATTGCTTTTGCCTTTAACCGTGGTGTAAACCGTGGATTATTCTCGAACGAGGCAGGTCAGGGATCAGCACCAATTGCCCACGCCGCTGCACGTGCACACGAGCCTGTTTCTGAAGGTTTGGTTGCATTGTTGGAACCATTTATCGATACAATTATCATTTGTACGCTAACCGGATTGGTACTTTTATCGTCGGGAGTTTGGACAGAGAAACACCAGAACCTTTTCCAGGAAACCGATATTGTTGTGCTTGACGAAACATATTCAGAAGCCAACCAAAGCGATGTGGATGACTTGCATAACTACCTGGTTGGAAAAGCTGATTTGCCAATGTTTAACGCTAACCTTCAGGTGCAAAACGGTGAAATTATCAATCAACCAACAATTCTACACGCCCGCTCGGTAGCAGAAGAGATTCACGTTTCTGTGGATAATCAGCCTTATTCGGGCGAAATAAAAGTTAGCGGTGGAAAAATTGACAGAAGTCCGGACAGCCCCAATCCAAAAAATCTGGCACTTGAAGGAAAATCGTTAATGCACAGTGCACCACTTACCACCATTGCCTTTACCCGAAGCTGGTTTGGCGATTATGGTAAATACATCGTGTCAATCGGCTTGCTGATGTTTGCCTTCTCAACAGCCATTAGCTGGTCGTACTACGGCGGTCGCGCAGTTACCTATTTATTCGGTGTGAAAGGCGTTGTTTGGTACCGTCTGGTTTATGTAATCGGATTCTTCCTTGCCTCATTTACCGACACCACAATTGTTTGGACACTTTCGGGAATTACCATTGCATTGATGACAATTCCTAACCTTATCGGTTTGCTTTTCCTTTCAAAAGAAATGAAAAGCGAAGTAAAATTATTCTGGGTGGAATACGGAAAAAGATTCCCGGGTGAGAAAGTTCCGAAAGGATAG
- a CDS encoding M15 family metallopeptidase, which yields MKTTKILALLLLSAVLFSCTSKSKTEHRNPYNLPLVNSVEAYKTQVAENPEMELVDLEDEIENVVLDIRYATSNNFTKEVIYQSPKAYARKPVADALKLVQDSLASLNLGLKVYDAYRPYAATLKFYEVYPYPDFVASPKTGSRHNRGCAVDVSLVNLNTKQELEMPTAFDNFTEKAHSDYADLPETALQNRTILIGIMSHYGFSGISSEWWHFDYSGWEDFPLMDLSFEELTD from the coding sequence ATGAAAACGACCAAAATACTTGCACTCCTTTTGTTGAGTGCCGTTCTGTTTTCGTGCACTTCAAAAAGCAAAACCGAACACCGAAACCCATATAATCTGCCACTCGTAAATTCAGTGGAAGCATACAAAACACAGGTTGCCGAAAACCCGGAAATGGAACTGGTTGACCTGGAAGATGAAATCGAAAATGTAGTGCTCGATATTCGCTACGCCACCAGTAATAATTTTACGAAAGAGGTAATTTACCAATCGCCAAAAGCATATGCCCGGAAACCGGTAGCTGATGCTTTAAAATTGGTGCAGGATTCGCTGGCATCGCTAAATCTTGGCTTAAAAGTTTACGATGCATATCGTCCTTATGCTGCTACGCTTAAATTTTATGAGGTGTATCCCTATCCTGATTTTGTTGCCAGCCCTAAAACCGGATCACGTCATAACCGGGGATGTGCTGTTGATGTTTCGTTGGTAAATTTAAATACAAAACAGGAACTTGAAATGCCCACTGCATTTGATAATTTCACGGAAAAAGCCCATTCCGACTATGCAGATTTGCCTGAGACAGCTCTTCAGAACCGCACTATCTTAATTGGTATTATGTCTCATTATGGATTTTCGGGAATAAGTTCGGAATGGTGGCATTTCGATTATAGCGGCTGGGAGGACTTTCCACTAATGGATCTTTCGTTTGAAGAGCTTACTGATTAG
- a CDS encoding HAD family hydrolase, with the protein MKNNFKVIAFDADDTLWVNETFFRETEEKFCALLSDFSTSDETMEVLFATEMQNLEEYGYGTKGFVLSMMETALKITGNKVPQQILEQIIDLGKKQINQPVELLDGVIETLEYLQQKGYKLIVATKGDLLDQERKLQKSKLEKYFHHVEVMSKKKTADYQKLIKHLEIAPEDFLMIGNSYKSDIEPVLQLGGFGVHIPFHITWIHEKAEEAEEHPNWIKLQSIKDIKNIL; encoded by the coding sequence ATGAAAAACAACTTCAAAGTAATAGCGTTCGATGCCGACGACACCCTCTGGGTTAACGAAACATTCTTCCGCGAAACGGAGGAAAAGTTTTGTGCCTTGTTATCAGATTTCAGTACTTCGGATGAAACCATGGAAGTGCTTTTTGCCACCGAAATGCAAAACCTTGAAGAATATGGTTACGGCACTAAAGGTTTTGTCCTTTCAATGATGGAAACCGCGCTGAAAATCACCGGCAACAAAGTACCGCAGCAAATACTGGAGCAAATTATAGATTTGGGTAAAAAGCAAATCAACCAGCCGGTAGAATTACTCGACGGTGTAATTGAAACACTGGAATATCTGCAGCAAAAAGGATACAAATTAATTGTCGCAACCAAAGGCGATTTGCTCGACCAGGAACGCAAACTACAAAAATCGAAGCTGGAAAAATATTTCCATCATGTGGAAGTAATGAGTAAAAAGAAAACAGCCGACTACCAAAAACTCATCAAACACCTTGAAATTGCTCCCGAAGATTTTCTAATGATCGGTAATTCTTATAAATCAGACATTGAACCGGTACTGCAATTGGGTGGCTTTGGTGTTCATATCCCATTTCATATTACCTGGATTCACGAAAAAGCAGAAGAAGCAGAGGAACACCCTAATTGGATAAAATTGCAATCCATAAAAGACATCAAAAACATCCTTTAG
- a CDS encoding sialidase family protein, with the protein MKRSILPLSFLFILLTACRQNKSGNFEIVSESYISDTLQYAQCHASTIIETKDGVLLSFFGGPYERHPEVSIYTAAFKNREWQKPQKVADGKVDTTSFPTWNPVLFRNENKQIDLFYKVGPSPNDWWGMVMHSSDEGKTWSVPEKLPNGILGPIRNKPILLSSGVILSPSSTEENHELWKSHIERSTDCGQTWTKIDIPSPDSVKVIQPTLLVHPDESIQALLRSNQNVVMESWSHDEGKTWSEVQSTTIPHPNSGIDAITLRSGAKLLVNNPLPSGDSWEAGRNKLDLYYSTDGKTWLTIMHLEDEPEGEFSYPCIIQTSDGLIHFTYTYNRRQIKHVVLRES; encoded by the coding sequence ATGAAACGATCAATTCTGCCACTTAGCTTTCTTTTCATATTACTTACAGCTTGCCGGCAAAACAAAAGCGGCAACTTTGAGATAGTTTCAGAGAGCTACATTTCCGACACTTTACAATACGCCCAATGCCACGCGTCAACAATTATTGAAACGAAAGACGGAGTTCTGTTATCGTTTTTTGGAGGACCATACGAACGACATCCGGAGGTTAGCATTTATACTGCTGCTTTCAAAAACAGGGAATGGCAAAAGCCGCAAAAAGTAGCCGATGGCAAAGTGGATACAACCTCATTCCCTACATGGAACCCGGTTTTGTTCAGAAACGAAAACAAGCAAATTGATCTTTTCTACAAAGTTGGCCCCAGCCCAAACGATTGGTGGGGAATGGTAATGCACTCCAGCGATGAAGGAAAAACATGGTCGGTACCTGAAAAACTACCAAATGGAATTCTTGGACCGATCCGAAATAAACCGATTCTACTGTCTTCAGGTGTAATTCTTAGCCCTTCGAGTACTGAAGAAAATCACGAGCTCTGGAAATCTCATATTGAGCGATCGACTGATTGTGGTCAAACATGGACAAAAATTGATATTCCATCGCCGGATTCGGTAAAAGTTATACAACCAACTTTGCTTGTTCATCCCGACGAAAGCATCCAGGCACTTTTGCGCAGCAACCAAAATGTTGTTATGGAAAGCTGGTCACACGACGAAGGAAAAACATGGTCTGAAGTTCAGTCAACAACCATTCCGCATCCCAACTCGGGAATTGATGCGATCACTTTACGATCGGGTGCAAAATTACTGGTCAACAATCCACTGCCAAGTGGCGATTCATGGGAAGCCGGACGAAACAAACTCGATCTCTATTATTCCACCGATGGAAAAACGTGGCTTACCATCATGCATCTGGAAGATGAACCGGAGGGAGAATTCAGCTATCCATGTATTATTCAAACATCTGATGGATTAATTCACTTTACTTACACTTATAACCGCAGGCAGATTAAACATGTTGTTTTGCGCGAATCATAG
- a CDS encoding PspC domain-containing protein yields the protein MAANRLYRSHNKVLGGVLAGFAEYFSIDVVLVRVIYVLLSLFSAGFPGLLVYIIFWIVTPEKPFDPLNPEANQ from the coding sequence ATGGCAGCTAATCGTTTATATCGTTCGCACAATAAAGTATTGGGAGGTGTTTTGGCAGGTTTTGCCGAATACTTCTCAATAGATGTGGTTTTGGTACGCGTGATTTATGTGCTGTTATCGCTTTTTTCTGCCGGATTTCCGGGCTTATTGGTTTACATCATTTTTTGGATTGTAACGCCGGAAAAACCTTTCGATCCTCTTAATCCCGAAGCTAATCAGTAA
- a CDS encoding right-handed parallel beta-helix repeat-containing protein, giving the protein MKPGFLIILFSWLFTFAVQASASEIPNDTTYIFLKDYGLYKTRKKNAIKYFYKALEDLKTDQPKILVFSTGTYHFYPDGCITKVYYEANTSNEAPKVCAFHFENIKNLVIDGRGSHLIFHSEMQPFTFDNCENITLKNLAIEWEQPFIAQAEVLRVNDHYMDIGLDPRESPYRLVEGKILFDVGNGQLNEWNKTLEFDRKGRYIVPYTGDVPCLGEDWDAYFAEATMPGIVRLHFDFNRKPQIGNYLVMQHATPTHAGIFISESENISIENLRLFHAPGSGILAQCSKNLEFDRYQAIPNRSKIRYFGGGFNGLQIVNCQGNVLVDNCTFEGIVNEPVNVHGISVRVEEVMSDNLVKCSYLNKQSKITNWARAGDVVNFIGASATNTVKTVTSIDKEHFSLLLGKATPANLKAGDIIENLSWTPDLTIKNSNFKSSRASGLVLSTPGKVVIENNTFESSGSAILIAGNANTSLKTGAVTDVSISRNIFTSFCNTSTYQYNEAIISIYPIIPTINDDTPVYHRNISIQNNQFNPFDYPLLYVLSVEGLSFNGNTITRSNDFAPFHNRLYTFSLEFCKQINITGNNISDDLLGRNIYLKKTPENQLKTDMESIFTVEKF; this is encoded by the coding sequence ATGAAACCCGGATTTCTAATAATACTGTTTTCGTGGCTCTTTACCTTTGCTGTGCAGGCTTCGGCTTCTGAAATTCCCAACGACACCACTTACATTTTTCTAAAGGATTACGGATTATACAAAACCCGGAAGAAGAATGCCATAAAATATTTCTATAAAGCACTGGAAGATCTAAAAACAGATCAACCTAAAATACTTGTATTCTCCACCGGCACCTACCATTTTTATCCTGATGGTTGTATAACCAAGGTGTATTATGAAGCTAACACCTCAAATGAAGCACCAAAAGTTTGTGCGTTTCATTTTGAGAATATAAAGAACCTGGTGATCGACGGGCGCGGCAGCCACCTGATTTTTCACAGTGAGATGCAGCCCTTCACTTTCGATAATTGCGAAAACATAACCCTTAAAAACCTGGCTATTGAATGGGAACAGCCTTTTATTGCACAGGCTGAAGTTTTACGCGTAAACGACCATTATATGGATATTGGTCTCGATCCGAGAGAATCTCCGTATCGTTTGGTGGAAGGAAAAATACTTTTTGATGTGGGAAACGGCCAGTTGAATGAATGGAATAAGACGTTGGAATTCGACCGAAAAGGTAGGTATATTGTACCTTACACCGGAGACGTCCCTTGTTTAGGGGAAGACTGGGATGCCTATTTTGCTGAGGCTACGATGCCCGGAATTGTGCGCCTGCATTTTGACTTTAATCGAAAGCCCCAAATTGGGAATTACCTTGTGATGCAACATGCAACACCCACTCATGCAGGCATTTTTATATCAGAATCAGAAAATATTTCGATCGAAAATCTCAGGTTATTTCATGCACCAGGATCAGGGATTCTGGCTCAATGCAGTAAAAATCTGGAATTCGATCGTTACCAGGCAATCCCCAACCGTTCTAAAATCCGATATTTTGGAGGAGGCTTTAATGGACTGCAAATCGTGAATTGCCAGGGCAATGTTCTTGTTGACAACTGTACTTTCGAGGGCATTGTTAATGAACCTGTCAATGTTCATGGCATCAGCGTTCGTGTTGAAGAAGTGATGTCGGACAACCTGGTAAAATGCAGCTATTTGAATAAACAAAGCAAAATCACAAACTGGGCCCGGGCGGGAGACGTGGTTAATTTTATTGGAGCCAGTGCTACCAATACGGTTAAAACGGTAACATCCATCGATAAAGAGCACTTTTCGCTATTATTGGGAAAAGCAACTCCCGCAAATCTGAAGGCCGGAGATATTATTGAGAACTTAAGCTGGACACCTGACCTGACAATTAAAAACAGTAATTTTAAAAGTAGCCGCGCAAGTGGACTTGTTCTTTCTACACCGGGAAAAGTTGTAATAGAAAACAACACTTTTGAATCAAGTGGCAGTGCTATTCTTATTGCCGGGAATGCGAATACTTCGCTCAAAACAGGCGCTGTAACCGATGTGTCAATTTCCAGAAATATATTTACATCGTTCTGCAATACAAGTACATATCAATACAACGAGGCAATTATATCTATCTACCCTATTATTCCCACAATAAATGATGATACTCCTGTTTATCATCGTAATATCAGCATTCAGAACAACCAGTTTAACCCTTTCGATTATCCGCTGCTCTATGTGCTTTCAGTTGAAGGATTGTCTTTTAATGGAAACACTATCACCAGAAGTAATGATTTTGCTCCGTTTCATAACCGGCTCTACACTTTTAGCCTTGAATTTTGCAAACAAATTAATATAACCGGCAACAACATTTCGGATGACTTGCTTGGGAGAAATATCTATTTGAAAAAGACACCGGAGAATCAACTAAAAACAGATATGGAGTCCATCTTCACAGTTGAAAAGTTTTGA